Proteins encoded together in one Elusimicrobiota bacterium window:
- a CDS encoding SDR family NAD(P)-dependent oxidoreductase: MAWKGVTVAVTGAGGFIGSHLTEALLKEGAEVRALVRYNSRGTRGFLDRVPPELSRKLDVWAGDVTDCAFVDKLVKGREVVFHLAALIAIPYSYEAPRSFVSVNVEGTLNVLEACLRSGVKKLVQTSTSEVYGTALYAPMDEKHPLQGQSPYSASKIGADQLAESFHRSFGLPVAIVRPFNTYGPRQSARAVLPAAICQALSGKSRVELGSLSPVRDFNFVEDTVAGFLAAAASPRSVGETINIGSGQGVSIGEAARLILKLSRSSARLSQDQKRVRPAKSEVGRLICDNRKARRLLGWRPKVSLEEGLRRTIAYVGGHGSEYDPRTYAV; the protein is encoded by the coding sequence ATGGCTTGGAAAGGGGTCACAGTCGCGGTGACGGGCGCGGGGGGCTTTATCGGAAGTCATTTGACCGAGGCCCTTTTAAAGGAAGGGGCCGAGGTCCGGGCCTTGGTGCGCTACAACTCGAGGGGCACGCGGGGCTTCTTGGACCGCGTCCCTCCGGAGCTTTCCAGGAAGCTCGATGTTTGGGCCGGCGACGTCACGGACTGCGCTTTCGTGGACAAACTGGTCAAAGGCCGCGAGGTCGTCTTCCACCTGGCCGCCCTCATCGCCATTCCCTACTCCTACGAGGCCCCCCGCAGCTTCGTCTCGGTCAACGTCGAGGGGACGTTGAACGTTTTAGAGGCCTGCCTGCGCTCGGGCGTCAAAAAGCTCGTGCAGACTTCCACCTCCGAGGTGTACGGCACCGCGCTTTACGCGCCCATGGACGAGAAGCACCCCCTGCAGGGGCAATCCCCGTACTCGGCCTCCAAGATCGGGGCCGACCAACTCGCCGAGAGCTTCCACCGCTCCTTCGGGCTTCCGGTGGCGATCGTGCGCCCCTTCAACACCTACGGCCCGCGGCAGTCGGCGCGCGCGGTCCTGCCCGCGGCCATTTGCCAGGCTCTCTCCGGGAAATCCCGCGTCGAGCTCGGGAGCCTCTCCCCGGTGCGAGACTTCAATTTCGTGGAGGATACGGTGGCGGGATTCCTGGCGGCGGCGGCGAGCCCGCGCTCGGTGGGCGAGACCATCAATATCGGTTCCGGCCAGGGGGTTTCCATAGGCGAGGCCGCGAGGCTCATCTTGAAGCTTTCCCGAAGCTCGGCGCGACTGTCCCAGGATCAGAAACGCGTCCGCCCGGCCAAGAGCGAGGTGGGGCGGCTTATCTGCGACAACCGCAAGGCCAGGCGCCTGCTCGGCTGGAGGCCTAAGGTTAGTCTTGAGGAAGGCCTGCGCCGGACCATCGCCTACGTCGGCGGGCACGGCTCCGAGTACGATCCGCGGACTTACGCGGTTTAA
- a CDS encoding class I SAM-dependent methyltransferase, which yields MASFDADACPFCGPGSAGIFRKDNPRDLWRCGVCGTIFPRPRLGFEGCAEALQSLDRRPRPLDPPVSASDPLCRLIVRHISRRGLALDVGSATGGFCAALDALGFEAHGLEPQASARLSAGQRGTRTHPGFFPEQIPEALAQRRFTLISILESIYYFHDLRRALRMAQALLEPSGYLLLKAHHAESPVYADGQLSLFRRFGDHVQGIPTAASLRHCLEASGFGIVHLRGLAPISGLLSRLRAGVLPWTEPGKADRLVILARRP from the coding sequence GTGGCCTCTTTCGACGCCGACGCCTGCCCCTTTTGCGGGCCTGGTTCCGCGGGGATTTTCCGCAAGGACAATCCCCGCGATCTTTGGCGCTGCGGCGTTTGCGGCACCATATTCCCCAGGCCGCGCCTGGGGTTTGAGGGCTGCGCTGAGGCCCTTCAGTCTCTGGACCGGCGCCCGCGGCCCTTGGACCCCCCGGTTTCGGCCTCGGATCCCCTGTGCCGGCTTATAGTCCGTCATATCTCTCGCCGGGGCCTCGCCCTGGACGTGGGCTCGGCCACCGGAGGCTTTTGCGCGGCCTTGGACGCCCTCGGCTTCGAGGCCCATGGCTTGGAGCCCCAGGCCTCGGCCCGGCTGTCGGCCGGCCAGCGTGGTACGAGAACTCATCCTGGGTTTTTTCCGGAGCAGATTCCGGAGGCGCTGGCCCAACGGCGCTTCACTCTTATATCCATACTTGAGTCGATCTATTATTTTCACGACCTTCGCCGGGCCCTGCGCATGGCGCAGGCCCTACTAGAGCCCTCTGGATATCTCTTACTTAAGGCCCATCACGCCGAGTCCCCGGTCTACGCGGACGGCCAGCTCTCCCTATTCCGCCGCTTCGGAGACCATGTCCAAGGCATTCCCACGGCGGCCTCTCTCAGGCATTGTCTGGAGGCTTCTGGCTTTGGAATCGTGCACCTGCGGGGGCTCGCGCCCATATCAGGCCTTCTTTCCCGCTTGCGGGCTGGGGTGCTTCCTTGGACCGAGCCTGGGAAAGCTGACCGGCTGGTAATCCTGGCCCGCAGGCCCTAG
- a CDS encoding DUF2817 domain-containing protein, giving the protein MQGRAAIIVPRVNPDGLHMKRRMNAAGVDINRNFPAKNWERKPPGGREWGGSKPQSEPETRMVIRLLRDYRPARIVSIHSPYRSVNYDPPKAKVLAAAMARANGYRLEPNIGYATPGSFGTYAGIEGGIPTVTLELPRSFDKDLIWGENRDALLAALVFR; this is encoded by the coding sequence TTGCAGGGCCGCGCCGCGATCATCGTCCCGCGAGTCAACCCGGACGGCTTGCACATGAAGAGGAGGATGAACGCGGCGGGGGTGGATATCAACCGGAATTTCCCGGCCAAGAACTGGGAAAGGAAGCCGCCGGGAGGCCGGGAATGGGGAGGCTCGAAGCCGCAATCGGAACCTGAAACGCGGATGGTGATCCGGCTGCTTCGGGACTATCGGCCCGCCCGCATCGTTTCAATCCACTCTCCCTATCGCAGCGTGAACTATGACCCCCCGAAAGCCAAAGTCCTGGCCGCGGCCATGGCCCGCGCCAACGGCTATAGGCTCGAGCCGAACATCGGGTACGCCACCCCGGGCTCGTTCGGAACCTACGCGGGCATCGAGGGAGGCATCCCGACGGTCACCTTGGAGCTGCCCCGGTCATTCGACAAAGACCTCATTTGGGGGGAAAATCGGGACGCCCTTCTGGCAGCACTCGTGTTTCGCTAG